In Aspergillus luchuensis IFO 4308 DNA, chromosome 1, nearly complete sequence, the following are encoded in one genomic region:
- a CDS encoding uncharacterized protein (COG:S;~EggNog:ENOG410PGKI;~InterPro:IPR005344;~PFAM:PF03661;~TransMembrane:3 (i24-50o56-74i194-219o);~go_component: GO:0016021 - integral component of membrane [Evidence IEA]): MAPAPPANLPLPERLKALAQTLQFAWFAGHVTLLLSVFRYVLSYITFNYYSSSAQVAYRLAFVSAAATYGIVVYKGHIARGRLQGSVPNIALKLAGDENVQYLGMALVWLYSRQIPLALLPFSVYSIFHVATYTRAHLIPTIQGPAPGAPASPASPSGPKPAARPSPLADTIGRFVKQYYDASMHLVAQLEMSLLFRLAVGILTFSKGSFVLFFFYLAFFRARYSQSSFVQQAVRHFIARVDASVSHQSTPPAVRQGWESFKAAVGQAYEATDLNRMSSGAAKKPQ, encoded by the exons ATGGCCCCTGCTCCGCCCGCTAATCTGCCTCTGCCTGAGAGACTCAAGGCTCTGGCTCAAACACTGCA ATTTGCTTGGTTCGCTGG GCATGTGACGCTTCTCCTTTCGGTTTTCCGCTATGTTTTGTCCTACATCACGttcaactactactcctcGTCGGCGCAGGTAGCCTACCGCCTTGCGTTTGTTTCCGCTGCCGCGACATACGGAATTGTGGTGTACAAGGGACACATTGCCCGTGGCCGTCTCCAGGGCAGTGTTCCCAACATTGCGCTGAAGCTGGCTGGTGATGAAAATGTTCAGTACCTCG GTATGGCTTTGGTCTGGCTCTACTCGCGCCAGATCCCGTTGGCCCTGCTTCCTTTCAGCGTCTACTCCATCTTCCATGTTGCGACTTACACTCGTGCCCACCTGATTCCCACCATTCAGGGTCCCGCCCCTGGTGCCCCGGCCTCTCCCGCTTCTCCTAGCGGTCCTAAGCCCGCCGCCAGACCTTCTCCCTTGGCCGATACCATTGGACGGTTCGTCAAGCAGTACTATGACGCCAGCATGCACCTAGTCGCACAGCTGGAGAtgtctctcctcttccgcttgGCCGTCGGCAtcctcaccttctccaagggTAGCTTTGtgctgttcttcttctacctgGCCTTCTTCCGCGCCAGATACTCCCAGAGCTCCTTTGTGCAGCAGGCGGTCCGCCACTTCATCGCGAGAGTCGATGCTTCGGTTTCCCACCAGAGCACCCCCCCGGCGGTTCGCCAGGGTTGGGAGTCCTTCAAGGCTGCCGTGGGCCAGGCCTACGAGGCTACGGATCTCAACCGTATGAGCTCCGGTGCTGCGAAGAAGCCCCAATAG
- a CDS encoding putative mitochondrial carrier protein (COG:C;~EggNog:ENOG410PHPK;~InterPro:IPR018108,IPR023395;~PFAM:PF00153;~TransMembrane:2 (i130-152o168-186i)), with translation MSLTSRVLGLFTTTETPSTDPPSPASASQFPNVAPATSDHVFHSAGPISASSDHNAQKATSLADEEEPRPPYLHAMLAGGTGGTCGDMLMHSLDTVKTRQQGDPHFPPKYTSMTSSYATIYRQEGFFRGLYGGVTPALFGSFPGTVIFFGVYEFTKRKMIDSGINPNIAYLSGGFFADLAASIVYVPSEVLKTRLQLQGRYNNPHFNSGYNYRSTTDALRTIVRQEGFSALFYGYRATIYRDLPFSALQFAFYEQEQRLAKEWVGSRDIGLPLEIMTAVTAGGMAGVMTCPMDVVKTRIQTQQNPESLSSTKSAGEPASTKESPRQHTSSHTTSTLRTHSRPISTSGASTSVAPPGAPRLDTSSFFTGLKMIYQTEGIAGWFRGVGPRGVWTSIQSGTMLVMYQYLLKKLEAYQGVDDLSPL, from the exons ATGAGCTTGACCTCGCGCGTCTTGGGCCTGTTCACGACGACAGAGACACCGTCTACCgatcccccttctcctgcgTCGGCCTCTCAGTTCCCCAACGTTGCTCCCGCTACCAGCGACCATGTCTTTCATTCCGCCGGTCCGATAAGCGCATCCAGCGACCATAATGCTCAGAAGGCTACGTCCCTtgcggacgaggaggagcctCGGCCTCCCTATCTACAT GCTATGCTGGCTGGAGGTACCGGTGGTACCTGCGGTGACATGCTCATGCATTCGTTAGATACAGTGAAGACTCGACAGCAAGGCGATCCCCACTTCCCTCCGAAATATACCTCTATGACCTCGTCGTATGCTACCATCTATCGACAAGAGGGTTTCTTCCGTGGTCTGTACGGTGGTGTGACGCCGGCGCTGTTTGGGTCTTTCCCTGGAACGGTCATCTTCTTTGGTGTCTACGAGTTCACCAAGCGGAAGATGATCGACTCTGGGATCAACCCCAATATTGCGTACCTGTCTGGAG GTTTCTTCGCCGATTTGGCTGCCTCCATTGTATACGTTCCCTCCGAGGTTTTGAAGACGcggctgcagctgcagggacGCTACAACAACCCGCATTTTAACTCGGGATACAACTACCGCTCGACCACCGATGCTCTACGCACGATTGTTCGCCAGGAGGGTTTCTCTGCCCTCTTCTACGGCTATCGGGCGACCATCTATCGTGACCTTCCCTTCTCGGCCCTGCAGTTCGCATTCTACGAGCAAGAACAACGGTTGGCGAAGGAATGGGTGGGCTCGCGAGACATTGGACTGCCTTTGGAAATTATGACTGCAGTTACGGCTGGTGGAATGGCAGGTGTGATGACTTGCCCGATGGACGTTGTCAAGACGCGGATCCAGACGCAGCAGAACCCGGAAAGCTTGAGCTCGACCAAGTCGGCGGGTGAACCTGCGTCGACGAAGGAGAGCCCGCGCCAGCATACGTCATCGCACACGACGTCCACCCTGCGCACCCACTCGCGACCCATCTCGACGTCTGGAGCATCGACGTCGGTCGCGCCGCCCGGGGCTCCCCGTCTGGATACCTCGTCTTTCTTCACTGGCTTGAAGATGATCTACCAGACCGAGGGCATTGCGGGGTGGTTCCGCGGAGTCGGACCCCGCGGAGTGTGGACCAGTATTCAAAGTGGAACAATGCTGGTCATGTACCAGTACCTTTTGAAGAAACTGGAAGCTTACCAGGGGGTGGATGATCTGAGCCCTTTGTGA
- a CDS encoding uncharacterized protein (COG:S;~EggNog:ENOG410PNJA;~InterPro:IPR038872;~TransMembrane:3 (o232-255i276-295o319-340i)), with translation MPTGLPYLQKLRKPQLAEWAELTDLQDYEDLTKPDLAAALDSHLQANESIFKTDARLADYYRRLSQSPRVYSPTKRAPKVEVSPTPDEAPRSVRRRQVKAKVEREPTEESEPQTPGQVVGVQPPTMSSLVSELPPSPAVVTDVIDRQTAAWGKSVSELWSETGVHERTESLRSNLSSVKAFGTLILSVEALNVLRAVVPWNYVGTVPMPPWTHLSDLKIAIPDIFILVEGHFWAVVSLWALISAALPFTVAYFFNLSLQAAQAGSQVRRGRAGVHASFDPLSFYIAKAVITYLVYTEQFTFWGAYQGLTIDRLEGSVPWGLNGALAGSAIGVIGTLYEAILRK, from the exons ATGCCTACCGGATTGCCTTATTTGCAGAAACTGCGCAAGCCCCAACTTGCAGAATGGGCTGAGCTCACTGACCTCCAGGA CTATGAGGACCTCACCAAACCAGACCTCGCTGCCGCTCTGGACAGCCATCTCCAAGCCAATGAGTCCATCTTCAAAACCGACGCGCGTCTGGCCGATTACTACCGGCGACTGTCGCAATCCCCGCGCGTGTACTCCCCCACCAAGAGAGCCCCTAAGGTTGAAGTCTCTCCAACGCCGGATGAAGCTCCTCGATCTGTGCGCCGGAGACAGGTGAAGGCCAAGGTGGAGCGCGAGCCTAC AGAAGAATCTGAGCCCCAGACCCCCGGACAGGTGGTGGGCGTGCAGCCGCCAACGATGTCATCGTTGGTGTCGGAGCTACCGCCCTCGCCGGCCGTGGTTACCGACGTGATTGATCGCCAGACAGCCGCGTGGGGCAAGTCCGTTAGCGAACTGTGGTCGGAAACGGGTGTGCACGAGCGTACCGAGTCGCTCCGCTCCAACCTTAGCAGCGTTAAGGCCTTTGGCACGTTGATATTATCGGTCGAAGCCCTGAACGTGTTGCGCGCTGTTGTGCCCTGGAATTACGTGGGCACTGTTCCTATGCCCCCGTGGACGCATCTCTCGGACTTGAAGATCGCCATTCCGGACATTTTCATTCTGGTCGAGGGGCATTTCTGGGCTGTCGTCTCGCTGTGGGCGTTGATTAGTGCGGCGCTGCCCTTTACTGTCGCGTACTTTTTCAATCTGAGCTTGCAGGCTGCGCAGGCTGGGTCGCAGGTTCGTCGCGGTCGCGCTGGTGTGCATGCGAGCTTCGATCCGCTGAGCTTCTATATTGCCAAGGCGGTTATCACGTATTTGGTCTACACGGAGCAGTTCACCTTCTGGGGTGCTTATCAGGGGTTGACGATTGATCGGTTGGAGGGGTCTGTTCCTTGGGGGTTGAATGGGGCGTTGGCGGGGAGTGCTATTGGAGTGATTGGGACTCTGTACGAGGCGATTCTGAGGAAGTGA
- a CDS encoding thiamine diphosphokinase (COG:H;~EggNog:ENOG410PMIX;~InterPro:IPR016966,IPR036759,IPR007373,IPR036371, IPR007371;~PFAM:PF04263,PF04265;~go_function: GO:0004788 - thiamine diphosphokinase activity [Evidence IEA];~go_function: GO:0005524 - ATP binding [Evidence IEA];~go_function: GO:0030975 - thiamine binding [Evidence IEA];~go_process: GO:0009229 - thiamine diphosphate biosynthetic process [Evidence IEA]) produces MATTRLMTWDPTQFFRTEEGLPSSPYALLILNHPINERAYDVLQQHALTTVCADGGANHFYEMMKARGREDVDHPTTIIGDLDSIHPTIKAHYESHGVNVIYHHDDYSTDFTKALRYIRANTAEILSSSSSSSSTTPQEYKESDSLSILILGGLGGRVDQAFSQIHHLYSNSTIPSSSSSSSSSGGNMKEGRGNGNEGALYLVSEESITFILHPGKNVIRTPGVKRADLAISTTSGERKEEEEEYLLEENVGIIPLSGPERITTKGFQWDVESWETEIGGQISTSNHIRAEEVEVSAGGAVLFTVELAGRFKRSSSS; encoded by the exons ATGGCAACTACAAGGCTAATGACCTGGGACCCAACCCAATTCTTCCGAACGGAAGAAGGCCTTCCCTCGAGTCCCTACGCCCTGCTCATCCTCAACCATCCAATCAACGAGAGAGCATATGATGTTCTACAACAGCATG CACTAACAACCGTCTGCGCCGACGGTGGCGCCAACCACTTTTACGAGATGATGAAAGCgcgggggagagaggatgtagat CACCCCACCACCATAATCGGCGACCTGgactccatccacccaacaaTAAAAGCCCACTACGAGTCGCACGGGGTAAACGTGATCTACCACCACGACGACTACAGCACCGATTTCACCAAAGCATTGCGGTATATTCGCGCCAACACTGCCGAAATcttatcctcatcatcatcatcatcatccaccaccccccaagAATACAAAGAAAGTGATAGCTTGTCAATACTAATCCTCGGCGGTCTCGGCGGCCGCGTCGATCAGGCATTCTCACAGATACATCATTTGTATTCTAACTCTACCATcccgtcttcctcttcttcttcctcttcttccggagGAAAtatgaaggaaggaaggggaaatggGAACGAGGGCGCATTATATCTCGTCTCGGAAGAAAGTATCACGTTTATCCTACATCCGGGGAAGAATGTGATTCGTACTCCTGGGGTAAAGAGGGCTGATCTAGCTATCTCTACTACCTccggggaaaggaaagaagaagaagaagagtatcTCCTGGAAGAAAACGTGGGCATTATTCCACTCTCTGGACCGGAGAGGATCACGACGAAGGGGTTCCAGTGGGATGTGGAATCCTGGGAAACGGAGATCGGGGGCCAGATTAGTACGAGTAATCATATtcgggcggaggaggtggaggttaGTGCTGGGGGAGCGGTGTTGTTTACGGTGGAGTTGGCGGGGAGGTTTAAacgttcatcatcatcttag
- a CDS encoding ankyrin repeat domain-containing protein (COG:M;~EggNog:ENOG410PJJV;~InterPro:IPR002110,IPR036770,IPR020683;~PFAM:PF12796,PF00023,PF13637;~go_function: GO:0005515 - protein binding [Evidence IEA]): MYTGQKMMAPVSIPSQVPLEILLLLFGLCRPVEQYMLLFSAPELIHRLSSKQLMTREANGDTLLHILAKDQGPSRQLARALFSKKDLDVNVQNNNWKIPLVCAAQYGNHWLVKLLLERGDFNSYMLDYFYFTPLVWAAKKQDEGLVKILLANRNVRPNEVDIFRRTALSYAAEYRNEAIVRLLLADEDVDAEWSDETARSPLSYAAEAGSKRIVELLLDREEVNAHSVDSFMKTPFVWAAEYGHLEIMMRLEECEY; the protein is encoded by the exons ATGTATACTGgacagaagatgatggcaccTG TCAGCATCCCCAGTCAAGTCCCACTGGagatcctgctcctcctcttcggtcTCTGCAGACCAGTCGAGCAATACatgctcctcttctccgcccccGAGCTCATCCACCGACTCTCCTCCAAGCAGCTCATGACGCGGGAAGCCAACGGGGACACTCTCCTGCATATCCTGGCCAAAGACCAAGGTCCATCGCGACAACTCGCGCGggctctcttctccaagaaAGACCTAGACGTCAACGTGCAGAACAACAACTGGAAGATCCCCTTAGTATGCGCAGCCCAATACGGGAACCACTGGCTTgtcaagctgctgctggagcgGGGCGATTTCAACAGCTACATGCTGGACTACTTCTACTTCACGCCGCTGGTGTGGGCAGCTAAGAAGCAGGACGAGGGATTAGTGAAGATCTTGCTGGCGAACAGGAATGTCCGGCCAAATGAAGTGGATATTTTCCGGCGAACAGCACTATCGTATGCAGCAGAGTATCGGAATGAGGCGATTGTGCGGTTGTTGCtggcggatgaggatgttgatgcGGAGTGGAGTGATGAGACGGCGCGATCACCACTGTCTTATGCGGCAGAGGCCGGGAGTAAGAGGATTGTGGAGTTGCTGTTGGATCGCGAGGAGGTAAATGCGCATTCGGTGGATTCGTTTATGAAGACGCCGTTTGTGTGGGCGGCAGAGTATGGACATTTGGAGATAATGATGAGGTTGGAGGAGTGTGAGTATTGA
- the MIA40 gene encoding coiled-coil-helix-coiled-coil-helix domain-containing protein (BUSCO:EOG092651BA;~COG:O;~EggNog:ENOG410PQPT;~InterPro:IPR010625,IPR039289;~PFAM:PF06747;~go_function: GO:0015035 - protein disulfide oxidoreductase activity [Evidence IEA];~go_process: GO:0045041 - protein import into mitochondrial intermembrane space [Evidence IEA]): MFRSAPRAILRAPAVAVRGPAARRLISTNTPADSKPRSWKNTAARLGLAIGAVYYYNTSPYFAQTPSFSLLSQSNSDSAEAESSLTIDSIKPKIREQKQKKPAPAPTPAAPEVPQDDAQQPSPEAASMKSPEELEAEAGQEGAFNPETGEINWDCPCLGGMAHGPCGEEFKAAFSCFVYSSEEPKGIDCIEKFKGMQDCFRLHPDVYGAELEDDEEAAAAAVAAPTPEAGDEQPVTAAQIEAASHPEEKRAHAQEINAQTKQELAEKGELAEAETLVPKAAHDAVPQTEK; encoded by the exons ATGTTTCGCTCCGCACCTCGAGCTATCCTCCGCGCACCGGCTGTCGCAGTCCGTGGCCCGGCTGCCAGACGATTGATAAGCACCAACACACCCGCCGACTCCAAGCCGAGGAGTTGGAAGAACACCGCTGCCCGCTTGGGTCTGGCCATTGGCGCtgtctactactacaacacGAGCCCCTACTTCGCTCAAACCCCGTCCT tctctcttctctcgcaATCTAACTCCGATTCCGCCGAGGCCGAATCTTCTCTCACCATCGACTCCATCAAGCCCAAGATCCGCgaacagaagcagaagaagcctgCTCCCGCTCCCACTCCTGCTGCCCCCGAAGTCCCTCAAGATGATGCGCAACAACCCTCCCCCGAAGCTGCTTCGATGAAGTCCCCCGAGGAGCTCGAGGCCGAGGCCGGCCAGGAAGGCGCCTTCAACCCCGAGACCGGCGAGATCAACTGGGACTGCCCTTGTCTGGGCGGTATGGCTCACGGACCTTGCGGTGAGGAGTTCAAGGCTGCTTTTAGCTGCTTCGTGTACTCCTCTGAGGAGCCTAAGGGTATTGACTGCATTGAGAAGTTCAA GGGCATGCAAGACTGCTTCAGACTACACCCCGACGTGTACGGCGCTGAACtcgaagatgacgaggaggctgctgctgccgccgttGCCGCTCCCACTCCCGAGGCCGGTGACGAGCAGCCCGTGACGGCCGCTCAGATCGAAGCTGCCTCTCACCCCGAGGAGAAGCGCGCCCATGCACAGGAGATCAACGCCCAGACGAAACAGGAACTCGCCGAGAAGGGTGAGCTGGCTGAGGCGGAGACCTT